One Saccharomycodes ludwigii strain NBRC 1722 chromosome VI, whole genome shotgun sequence DNA segment encodes these proteins:
- the NUP192 gene encoding Nup192p (similar to Saccharomyces cerevisiae YJL039C | NUP192 | NUclear Pore), whose amino-acid sequence MYWGLDKFEELYLSIQNNDPNYPLFQKLLPDLINLSLNNFPKSTSSRQSLESTKKVTIAEDDAIYEVNEEFVVAVITLSDELNIDELVMAQLMLLNSDIKESSNNTLKLLKQSKINYYLRKQYILQIVSYLLNTAKDKDDLISLFGNESNLQKFVNNIIPSFQSIHKELKDIQELVNKYQILDQYNIFQQRNVQFRRDFLTTEYDLLGQILFGLISQGLFTGTNGITNVENLLTHITSELESNDYFGLFYLPSLLKIVSNLDSMSDSSIKTLYTSLMESLRSDEKLYTKPLKVVFIFAFLTYFISWCKESPDERAKIFDFQNSVDKPMCDLVNLGAIEILMSYAAETTKISDSDLELFYDIRSLLEKHFPKLFPIQLTEPNADTYTNTNNIGNTNIINNNNINNTNTVNNINNNINNNNNYINNNNNNNNNNNNNNNNNADITECSLSNELNQLFLPTFHGFLQEFIANCAFLLTKIKDAEEDSLLSSSDRVLLLDDITEKADLERFFVTVYYFYKNRPDLASVFWSDKESSSYGFIEWASKCNDILMKSCYNLMISALSDGEENSTNVFHFVNINNNNFTWDSIATCISEYILKISNWEIKQQQQQKLKYETLNNNNNNNNNLNSIGSSYVNGIINEETINENDELSEEVVIYLSSLFTLISSISAELPPEHKNQLFNLFPNVLFEFLKLNTPLVGAALETLTSLVPEDENQKSSLWNSLDKWIFHSNYNNLPTTSNTNVTMATNLTTNVTTVNAVCATRVSVTQKNFFISSLTNFKDILGFLKLFSKLIAPSELNSQGFVPFGKLLVPIAFGTENRIQVNIAPYLEYIINDVLANSVKIINQREKHALQDLVYDIILSCLSSFDYTVILNSVFSIGTNLDSLVPQQNFIDYIMESPMGFILNFLFDEPVYKIIFQSISCGYDTLLETLNSQRKGQKIAILCDKSLQILDKIFTLQDTFIDEIYPLIKRQSRSSSIYYVPRSIGLHGLRNFFDAILFNLPLIAQIALYVGVDNFSIASTSISLLNRITVFNSNKSIVLSTLDSIDESSRIKQCFIDQLNGSIVDKNDFALKLQIINFIKNNLSSSSTPTVSHFILGFQITPILSIGSPELSTYIASDSSVLKTLITIILDSLAFINKNSIDYYPIKLASEAFSIISKLCSNNLTGQMTLKALDDETFFEKLLELGISIDIYTKWNGHTLESLTQSAMSFETLLSFLTFRCYLLSYFSLEIHRLNGTDKGEKYVTGLTTSLVLRSPKIFSYLDTIRYLSNIFNTTSIITNSEESLKKLSLYKTGIDMSCILKMLTHLEVLDSSSNSIFDFSSLDALLDLRSDWLAKTKGTAVDLTQKQVECNLIKNYISTVRVVEEFNTVHLSVLHSWVQLVQVMVTENPLSPIFRSNFIMEIFEAIIPKVADFVDSNIEYTEELVSLCVFLYDLYDKDRKLLNDASTSIDRKLYSLFQTCIYGIVSPLSTLSLRSDFYVMCTKFISNLLKQNKQGLSLAKEILYEMKMSSENLVQVVGSDALCGEGSHRITSILFLNSLVQLASLGKVNFVLENLSRSNMLLLIIRSLKATDELLYATNENISVDRLLYELTAFKTTMNFLIRIAETKAGAQELIQNEVFKIISSCEFLQLDPDLGLELVFNELFNNGVPYVEIKLNLDKPLTVKGPEESNTISLFELFVPVFQLLTAIVLSMGSENKYCLKSVRKLLYRFRKLVQGVVKKDALIESGDYVLTEKNTAQGLQELLELIVLLCTLTGYVGEDS is encoded by the coding sequence ATGTATTGGGGACTTGATAAATTTGAAGAATTATATCTATcaattcaaaataatgatCCTAATTACCctttatttcaaaaactATTGCCTGATCTTATTAATTTAAGTCTAAATAATTTCCCCAAATCAACCTCTAGTAGACAAAGCCTAGAATCTACTAAAAAGGTTACCATAGCTGAAGATGACGCCATTTATGAAGTTAACGAAGAATTCGTAGTTGCTGTTATTACTTTGTCCGATGAATTAAACATTGATGAATTGGTTATGGCTCAattaatgttattaaatTCTGACATTAAAGAAAGTTCGAATAACActttgaaattattaaagcaatcaaaaattaattactaTTTACGGAAACAATATATTCTACAAATTGTCTcgtatttattaaatactGCCAAGGATAAGGATGATTTGATTAGTTTATTTGGCAACGAATCTAATTTGCAAAAATTTGTGAATAACATTATACCTTCTTTTCAATCTATACACAAAGAATTGAAAGACATTCAAGAATTAGTCAACAAGTATCAAATTTTGGatcaatataatatttttcaacaacGTAATGTACAATTTAGAAGAGACTTCTTGACCACAGAGTATGATTTATTAGGtcaaattttatttggatTGATATCCCAAGGTTTGTTTACAGGTACAAATGGTATTACCAATGTTGAAAACTTATTGACTCATATTACTTCCGAATTGGAATCAAATGAttattttggtttattttacttaccctctttgttaaaaatagtatCTAATTTGGATTCAATGTCAGATTCTTCAATTAAAACACTGTATACCTCATTAATGGAGTCTTTAAGATCTGATGAAAAATTGTACACAAAGCCCTTAAAagttgtatttatttttgcctTTTTAACATATTTTATAAGTTGGTGTAAAGAATCACCAGATGAAAGGgctaaaatttttgattttcaaaatagtGTAGATAAGCCCATGTGCGATTTAGTAAATTTGGGAGCCATTGAAATTTTGATGTCATATGCAGCTGAAACTACCAAAATATCTGATTCCGATTTAGAGTTGTTTTATGACATTAGATCCCTATTAGAAAAACACTTTCCTAAATTATTTCCCATACAATTAACTGAACCTAATGCTGATACGtatactaatactaataatatcgGTAATACAAAcattattaacaacaacaatattaataatacaaatactgttaacaatattaataataatattaataataataataattatattaacaataataataataataataataataataataataataataataataatgccgATATTACTGAGTGTTCGTTATCTAACGAATTAaatcaattatttttacccACGTTTCATGGTTTCTTACAAGAATTTATTGCCAATTGTGCATTTCTATTgactaaaattaaagatgCTGAAGAAGATTCATTATTAAGTAGTAGCGATCGTGTACTATTATTGGATGATATTACTGAAAAAGCAGATTTGGAAAGATTTTTCGTTACTgtttattacttttataaaaatagacCTGATTTAGCTAGCGTTTTCTGGTCAGATAAAGAGTCGAGTTCGTATGGTTTTATTGAATGGGCTTCTAAATgtaatgatattttaatgaaaTCTTGTTATAACTTAATGATTTCTGCCTTAAGTGACGGTGAAGAAAATTCCACTAATGTTTTCCATTTTGTCAAtataaacaacaataattttacGTGGGATTCTATCGCGACTTGCATCAGCGagtatattttgaaaatatccAATTGGGAAATcaagcaacagcaacaacaaaaattaaaatatgaaacactaaataacaataacaataataacaacaatttgAATAGCATTGGCTCCAGCTATGTTAATGGTATCATTAATGAAGAGACTATCAATGAAAACGATGAGTTGAGTGAGGAAgtagttatttatttatcatcGTTATTCACCTTAATAAGTTCAATCTCTGCTGAGTTGCCCCCAGAACATAAAAACCAGCTTTTTAACTTATTTCCTAACGTTTTATTCGagtttttaaagttaaataCTCCGTTAGTTGGAGCTGCATTGGAAACTTTGACGTCATTGGTTCCAGAAGATGAAAATCAAAAGTCATCTCTTTGGAATTCTTTGGACAAATGGATTTTCCACTCCAATTATAACAATTTACCCACCACTAGTAACACAAATGTCACCATGGCTACTAATTTAACCACAAATGTTACAACGGTCAATGCTGTTTGTGCAACTCGTGTTTCTGTTACtcagaaaaatttttttataagttCCTTAACAAACTTTAAAGACATTTTGGGGTTTTTAAAGTTGTTTAGCAAGTTAATAGCGCCATCTGAATTGAATTCGCAAGGTTTTGTTCCCTTTGGAAAATTACTTGTTCCCATCGCCTTTGGTACGGAAAATAGAATCCAAGTTAATATAGCCCCATACTTAGAGTATATCATCAATGACGTACTCGCCAATTCAGTTAAAATAATCAATCAAAGAGAAAAACATGCTCTGCAAGATCTGGTGTATGACATAATTCTGAGTTGTTTGTCGTCTTTTGATTATACAGTAATTCTAAATTCCGTATTTTCGATTGGTACCAATTTGGATTCTTTAGTTCCACAACAAAACTTTATTGATTATATAATGGAATCTCCTATGGGATTCATcctaaattttttgtttgacGAACCAGTTTACAAAATCATTTTCCAAAGCATTTCATGCGGATATGACACCTTGTTAGAAACATTGAACTCTCAACGCAAGGGGCAAAAAATAGCTATATTATGCGATAAGAGTTTACAAATTTTAGACAAGATATTCACTTTACAAGATACATTTATTGACGAAATTTATCCCTTAATTAAACGCCAAAGCAGATCCTCCAGCATATACTACGTTCCAAGATCGATCGGGTTGCATGGTTTGCGTAATTTCTTTGACGCTATTTTGTTCAATTTACCACTAATTGCTCAAATTGCATTGTATGTCGGCgttgataatttttcaatagcCTCCACTTCAATATCCCTTTTAAATAGGATAACAGTTTTCAATTCAAACAAGAGTATCGTATTAAGCACATTAGATTCAATTGACGAAAGTTCTCGTATAAAACAATGTTTTATTGATCAGTTAAATGGGTCAATTGTAGATAAGAATGATTTTGCCTTAAAGCTACAAATCATAAACttcatcaaaaataatttaagtTCCAGTAGTACACCAACCGTATCCCATTTCATTTTGGGTTTTCAAATTACTCCCATACTTTCTATTGGTTCTCCGGAACTAAGTACTTATATTGCTTCTGATTCCTCTGTTTTAAAGACTTTGATAACAATTATACTAGATTCTTTGGCctttattaacaaaaattcTATAGACTACTATCCAATAAAATTAGCTTCAGAAgctttttctattatttcGAAATTATGCAGTAATAACTTAACTGGTCAAATGACTTTAAAAGCTTTAGATGatgaaactttttttgaaaagttgTTAGAACTGGGTATTAGCATTGATATTTATACAAAATGGAATGGCCATACTTTAGAAAGTCTAACACAATCAGCAATGTCTTTTGAAACTTTATTATCGTTTCTAACCTTCAGGTgctatttattatcatatttttctttagagATACATAGGTTAAACGGTACAGACAAAGGTGAAAAATATGTTACTGGTTTAACTACAAGTCTGGTTTTGAGATCTcctaaaatattttcttatcTGGATACAATTAGGTATTTgagcaatatttttaataccaCAAGCATTATTACCAATTCTGAAGaatctttgaaaaaactatctttatataaaaCCGGTATTGATATGAGCTGTAtcttaaaaatgttaactCATCTGGAGGTTTTGGACTCAAGTTCTAATagtatttttgatttcagCTCATTGGATGCTTTGTTGGATTTAAGAAGTGATTGGTTGGCCAAAACTAAAGGTACCGCTGTTGACTTAACTCAGAAGCAAGTTGAATGCAAtttgattaaaaattatattagtACAGTGCGTGTGGTAGAAGAATTTAACACGGTTCATTTATCTGTGTTACATTCTTGGGTTCAACTAGTTCAAGTTATGGTTACTGAGAATCCTTTGTCCCCAATTTTCAGATCTAATTTTATAATGGAAATTTTCGAAGCCATAATTCCAAAAGTTGCTGATTTTGTTGACAGTAACATTGAATATACAGAAGAGTTAGTATCTTTATGTGTTTTCTTATACGACTTGTATGATAAAGATCGTAAATTGCTTAATGACGCGTCGACAAGTATTGATAGaaaattatattcattATTTCAGACATGCATCTATGGCATCGTATCCCCATTATCCACGTTGTCTCTAAGATCTGATTTTTATGTTATGTGTACtaaatttatttccaatctgttgaaacaaaataaacaagGGTTGTCACTGGCCAAAGAAATTTTGTatgaaatgaaaatgtCAAGTGAAAATTTGGTTCAAGTAGTGGGTTCAGATGCTCTTTGCGGTGAAGGTTCTCACAGAATTACtagtattttatttttaaactcaTTAGTACAATTGGCTAGTTTGGGTAAagttaattttgttttagaaAACTTGTCGAGGAGTAATATGCTCTTATTGATTATCCGATCATTAAAGGCAACGgatgaattattatatgcaacaaatgaaaatatttctgTCGATAGATTATTGTATGAATTAACCGCTTTCAAAACAACAATGAACTTTTTGATTCGTATCGCGGAAACCAAGGCTGGTGCTCAAGAATTGATTCAAAATGAAgtctttaaaattatatcatCCTGTGAATTCTTACAGTTGGATCCTGATTTGGGTTTAGAATTGGTTTTTAATGAACTGTTTAACAATGGTGTTCCGTATgttgaaattaaattaaaccTTGATAAACCTTTAACTGTTAAAGGGCCAGAAGAAAGTAATACTATTTCCctatttgaattatttgttCCGGTATTTCAATTATTGACTGCCATCGTTTTGAGTATGGGtagtgaaaataaatattgtttGAAAAGTGTAAGAAAATTGTTATACAGATTCCGTAAATTAGTTCAAGGTGTGGTGAAGAAAGATGCTTTGATTGAAAGTGGAGATTATGTTTTgactgaaaaaaatactgcACAGGGCCTACAAGAATTACTTGAGTTGATTGTTCTATTGTGTACATTGACTGGTTATGTTGGTGAGGATTCATAG
- a CDS encoding uncharacterized protein (similar to Saccharomyces cerevisiae YIL102C-A | putative protein of unknown function), producing MNTKILIITAFFTYYLVWLFLPIFDLKSYHLVNSLFPIPSIYAVYLPIAIVLGGSLIVVTFLGYLLITQS from the coding sequence ATGAACACCAAAATACTTATTATAACGGCGTTTTTTACATACTATTTAGTATGGCTATTCTTAcctatttttgatttaaagTCTTATCATTTGGTAAATAGCTTGTTTCCAATTCCAAGTATTTACGCCGTTTATCTGCCAATTGCTATAGTACTAGGCGGGTCACTTATAGTAGTAACGTTTTTAggttatttattaattactCAAAGTTAG
- the SRP102 gene encoding Signal recognition particle receptor subunit beta (similar to Saccharomyces cerevisiae YKL154W | SRP102 | Signal Recognition Particle) encodes MSGKVTNMIIAIANDLDVNIKLLLGIIIPIFVVIITSVLFKSGIFLNSGFIANSSSSTSGPVFIVAGPSNSGKTSFLTRLREPNNTKFQTVTTQEYSVLRNYRNANNLTKKKVCNIIDFPGHIRLRYQLLNYFKNTLKNKSNIRGVVFFMDSTVNAEQMVYTAECLLDILNITEKNGIDVLVACNKSDLFASRPSLKIKEQLEKNLKEIINRKKKSVGEKNSTFDNTDDGNDNNGIGNSLEVIMEQLGSDPKFDRLESEIVFKNGSVVNKNIDDWLEWMDEKL; translated from the coding sequence atgtctgGTAAAGTCACAAATATGATAATAGCTATTGCAAACGATTTAGATGTCAACATTAAATTATTGCTTGGTATAATAATTCCAATATTTGTAGTTATAATTACCTCAGTATTGTTTAAAAGCggaatatttttaaatagtgGTTTTATTGCCAACAGTAGCAGTTCCACCTCAGGCCCTGTTTTTATTGTGGCCGGTCCAAGTAACAGCGGTAAAACCTCCTTTTTAACCAGATTACGTGAACCCAATAATACTAAGTTTCAAACAGTTACTACACAGGAATACAGTGTTCTTAGAAATTATAGAAATGCTAACAACTtgacaaaaaagaaagtttgCAATATTATCGATTTTCCTGGTCATATAAGATTACGATATCAAttgttaaattattttaaaaacacattgaaaaataaaagtaatatcAGGGGTGTGGTTTTTTTCATGGATTCAACAGTCAACGCTGAACAAATGGTATATACTGCCGAATGTTTACTAGATATCCTGAATATcactgaaaaaaatggaattgATGTTTTAGTTGCTTGTAACAAATCAGATCTGTTTGCCTCTAGACCAAGTTTGAAAATCAAAGaacaattagaaaaaaatttaaaggaAATCAtaaataggaaaaaaaaaagtgttgGTGAAAAAAACAGTACTTTTGATAATACTGATGAtggtaatgataataatggtattgGTAACTCTTTAGAAGTTATTATGGAGCAGCTAGGTTCTGATCCCAAATTTGATAGATTAGAATCTGAaattgttttcaaaaatggTAGTGTAGTTAATAAGAACATAGATGACTGGCTAGAATGGATGGATGAAAAGttgtaa
- the RSM22 gene encoding tRNA methyltransferase RSM22 (similar to Saccharomyces cerevisiae YKL155C | RSM22 | Ribosomal Small subunit of Mitochondria), protein MLRNKTSSLIVSNIYKRYSSDFKHTTFRSNDVNGFPKKSLGEIVPDTTTDSGKIKVIKQDDLFQKYQLSAPKNSIASRLHPKTLLGKNTLTGQIKLNPIVANAINNSILKVHVPNHLRRSAANYFIELQEKNLHRPAKSLVEVDAHIASIFLQNYASIYQSLYELKKKVPNFNPKSVLDVGYGPATGIVALNDLMGKEYRPSKKEAVILSHSEMIKRAKIILSRQLNEIPDDLLYEEKATRSLKDAETESAFAREHSTIDEEEKEDDGDLVGVVKTKQIKINTILKDSVPGVPNQYDLIILTHQLLKNEEKFPYQVEDNLEHYLSLLAPGGHLIIIERGNPLGFEIIARARQVMIRPESYPNEHGKIPRPWLRGSINKPKNSSLYDAVEKNDKDGNSLLADINKKFGEIKETDLKFESALEENLIEPDNEDANNIDFHLKILAPCSHHRKCPLQVGKPQYYGYSIGKNLKFCNFQKIVQRPKFSIELKRGKILSSEWQEKGIGESKPGSGRENCKDSEVLNYSYLIVERTLNDQATINKIVEARIAQKNSQELLDKKKFDVGYTGDDNYELWPRIINDPLKMKGHVTMDVCAPSGFLEKWTIPKSFSKQAYHDARKSNKGDVWALNAKTKYKGVSNLNVAKFERMEKLLKKQKMKLEKENEIKLQNAISKLENEKDITISNKNGVESIEGVSKNMARTIDLLSEQHGKEFEKASSKKIKKFNNSLLSDMPLKLQQQK, encoded by the coding sequence atgttaagaaataaaactaGCTCTCTAATAGTAAgcaatatttataaaagatATTCCAGCGATTTCAAACATACCACATTTCGGTCAAACGATGTTAATGGTTtcccaaaaaaaagtttgggTGAAATAGTTCCAGATACAACCACTGATTcaggaaaaattaaagttattaaacaagatgatctttttcaaaaatatcaactCTCAGCTCCAAAAAATTCTATTGCATCGCGTTTGCATCCCAAAACGCTCCTAGGTAAAAATACTTTAACTGGACAAATTAAATTGAATCCAATAGTGGCTAACGCTATAAACAACAGTATTCTAAAAGTACATGTCCCCAACCATTTAAGAAGGTCTGCagcaaattattttatcgagctacaagaaaaaaatctacATAGACCAGCAAAAAGCTTAGTTGAAGTCGACGCTCATATTGCATCTATctttttacaaaattatGCCAGTATTTACCAGTCTTTATACGaactaaagaaaaaggtaCCCAATTTTAACCCAAAATCTGTTTTGGATGTTGGATATGGTCCGGCAACAGGGATCGTTGCCTTGAATGATTTGATGGGGAAAGAATATAGACCCTCTAAGAAGGAAGCAGTAATTTTAAGTCACAGTGAAATGATTAAAAGagcaaaaattattttgagCAGACAATTGAATGAAATACCTGATGATTTATTGTACGAAGAGAAAGCTACAAGATCACTAAAAGATGCAGAAACAGAATCGGCATTTGCCAGAGAGCACAGTACTATTgacgaagaagaaaaagaagatgatgGTGATTTGGTAGGTGTAGTTAAAactaaacaaataaaaataaatacaattttaaaGGATTCTGTTCCAGGTGTGCCAAACCAATatgatttaataattttaactcatcaacttttaaaaaatgaggAAAAATTTCCATATCAAGTAGAAGATAATTTGGAACACTATTTAAGTTTATTGGCTCCTGGAGGTcatttaattataattgAAAGGGGTAATCCCCTAGGGTTTGAAATTATTGCCAGAGCAAGACAAGTTATGATCAGACCCGAAAGCTACCCTAACGAGCATGGGAAAATCCCTAGGCCATGGCTCAGAGGCTCCATAAATAAACCAAAGAATTCATCATTATATGATGcagtagaaaaaaatgataaagatGGGAATTCATTATTAGCAgacattaataaaaaatttggcgaaataaaagaaactgatttaaaatttgaatCTGCATTGGAAGAAAATTTGATAGAGCCAGATAATGAAgatgctaataatattgattttcacttaaaaattttagcACCATGTTCTCATCATCGCAAATGTCCCTTACAAGTTGGAAAACCACAGTACTATGGTTATTCTATCGGGAAAAACTTGAAATTTTgcaattttcaaaaaatcgTTCAAAGGCCAAAATTCAGCATTGAGTTGAAAAGAGGCAAAATATTGTCATCTGAATGGCAAGAAAAGGGCATTGGCGAGTCGAAACCTGGTTCTGGCAGGGAAAATTGTAAGGATTCTGAAGTTTTGAACTACTCCTACTTGATAGTGGAAAGAACACTAAACGATCAGGCTACAATTAACAAAATTGTCGAGGCAAGAATAGCACAGAAAAATTCCCAAGAATTgttggataaaaaaaagtttgatGTAGGCTACACTGGTGATGATAACTATGAATTATGGCCAAGAATTATAAATGATCCTCTTAAAATGAAGGGACATGTCACAATGGATGTTTGTGCTCCGTCTGggtttttagaaaaatggACAATTCCAAAATCGTTTTCTAAACAAGCTTACCACGATGCTCGTAAATCTAATAAAGGTGATGTTTGGGCATTAAATGCAAAAACCAAATATAAAGGCGTAAGTAATCTAAATGTAGCCAAGTTTGAAAGAATGGAAAAGTTACttaaaaagcaaaagaTGAAActagaaaaagagaatGAGATCAAATTGCAAAATGCCATTAGcaaattggaaaatgaaaaagacaTTACaattagtaataaaaatggtgtCGAATCTATCGAAGGGGTTTCTAAAAATATGGCAAGAACTATTGATTTATTGTCAGAACAACACGGcaaagaatttgaaaaagccagtagtaaaaaaatcaaaaagtttaataacTCATTGCTATCCGACATGCCATTAAAACTACAGCAACAAAAGTGA
- a CDS encoding 40S ribosomal protein eS27 (similar to Saccharomyces cerevisiae YHR021C | RPS27B | Ribosomal Protein of the Small subunit (paralog of YKL156W | RPS27A) | uncharacterized intron close to the beginning of the gene), translating into VLVQDLLHPTAASEAKKHKLKTLVQAPRSYFLDVKCPGCLNITTVFSHAQTAVTCESCSKVLCQPTGGKARLTEGTSFRRK; encoded by the coding sequence GTTTTAGTTCAAGATTTATTGCACCCAACCGCTGCTTCTGAAGCTAAGAAACACAAGTTAAAGACTTTGGTCCAAGCTCCAAGATCCTACTTCTTGGACGTTAAATGCCCAGGTTGTTTGAACATTACTACTGTTTTCTCTCACGCTCAAACTGCTGTTACCTGTGAATCCTGTTCCAAGGTTTTATGTCAACCAACTGGTGGTAAAGCTAGATTGACTGAAGGTACTTCTTTCAGAAGAAAGTAA
- a CDS encoding uncharacterized protein (similar to Saccharomyces cerevisiae YHR022C | putative protein of unknown function), whose protein sequence is MDNVNLTTQKNQYDLTTFKICVFGDEGVGKSSLITKWVSDPHQLHHHHSILSNQFEDSSATTVAADFANANEINKSNLYSYIEDVAYVNVNLDNLVNSRSFEDFKELAKQTEATKTNDTTGSQNNGSSISSILKLFPDANKDVISKVRVNYDHSVQILLSQIDMCSLNSYSEIKRLPIEEANAFVLLFDSTNEKSLFDLITYYNYILEIKRPSSDKNDALNIFIAASKCDEYVNKMVDVHIIHCLERMGLHPNKYIVGHGITSQLDNNDIWKYDYNSVSPSNGVYYETSALNTGNEGELFESETLFFQVLKKIELMKRSFIRNNKNHMLKQEVGGKTENFRSGTGRKGSTTTTTTTTTTTTTTKTDDNDNNNGINNVKRSDGNPNLKSSFNVSKDIMESASNNKKESTTSSVNKRGADNREEGKEKSNEREVEREKYESQKKMINTNGNTNSDQLDNKLDKTSNKLSTFESKLIVSTSLNGTYTDTPLIHKNVVTTRNVKNINSDKPLKDKNVNNTSKNKKGKSRSFRSPTIKVFSKTSVENKCCIIM, encoded by the coding sequence ATGGATAACGTCAATTTAACTACGCAGAAAAACCAATATGATTTGACCACCTTTAAGATATGTGTTTTCGGTGATGAAGGTGTAGGAAAATCCTCTTTAATTACCAAGTGGGTTTCCGACCCGCATCAACtgcatcatcatcattccATATTATCAAACCAATTTGAAGACAGTAGTGCTACTACCGTTGCTGCTGATTTTGCTAATGCCAATGAGATTAATAAATCCAACCTTTATAGTTATATTGAAGACGTTGCTTATGTGAATGTCAACTTGGATAATTTGGTTAATTCCCGCAGTTTTGAAGATTTCAAGGAATTAGCAAAACAAACTGAggcaacaaaaacaaatgatACGACTGGCAGCCAAAACAATGGATCCTCTATTTCTTcgatattaaaattatttcctGACGCAAATAAAGATGTAATAAGCAAAGTACGAGTTAATTATGACCACAGCGTCCAAATCTTGCTATCGCAAATAGATATGTGTTCTTTGAACAGTTATTCTGAAATTAAAAGGTTACCAATAGAGGAGGCAAATGCTtttgtgttattatttgattcTACTAATGAAAAAAGCTTGTTTGATTTGATAACCTATTACAATTATATCctagaaattaaaagacCTTCCAGCGATAAAAATGATGcgttaaatatttttattgctgCTTCTAAGTGTGACGAGTATGTCAATAAAATGGTTGATGTCCATATTATTCATTGCTTAGAGAGAATGGGGTTGCATccaaacaaatatattgtGGGTCATGGTATTACCTCACAGCtagataataatgatatttggAAGTATGATTACAATAGCGTTTCCCCAAGTAATGGTGTTTATTATGAAACCAGTGCTTTAAATACTGGTAACGAGGGTGAGCTGTTTGAAAGCGAAACCTTATTTTTTCAggtgttaaaaaaaatagaattaaTGAAGAGatcttttattagaaataataaaaatcacATGCTGAAGCAGGAGGTTGGTGGTAAAACAGAAAATTTTAGAAGCGGTACGGGGAGAAAGGGgtcaacaacaaccactacaacaacaactactacgacaacaacaacaaagacAGACGataatgacaataataatggcattaataatgttaaaaGGTCTGACGGTAATCCCAACTTAAAATCTTCCTTTAATGTTAGTAAAGATATTATGGAAAGtgctagtaataataaaaaagaatctACGACTTCTTCTGTGAATAAAAGAGGAGCGGATAACAGAGAAGaggggaaagaaaaaagtaacGAAAGGGAAGTAGAGAGGGAAAAGTATGAAtcacagaaaaaaatgattaatACCAATGGAAACACTAATAGTGATCAACTCGATAACAAACTTGACAAGACCAGTAATAAGCTTAGTACATTTGAATCTAAGTTAATTGTTTCTACGTCCCTCAATGGAACATATACTGATACACCTTTAATTCATAAAAATGTTGTGACAACTagaaatgttaaaaatataaattctGACAAGCCTCTGAAGGacaaaaatgttaataacactagcaaaaataaaaaggggAAATCTCGTTCTTTTAGGAGCCCCACgattaaagttttttctaaaaccagtgttgaaaataaatgttGTATTATCATGTAA